The following is a genomic window from Planctomycetia bacterium.
CCTCAAGAAACTCACCGCGACCGGCTTTAAGTCCTTCGCCGACAAGACCGAATTCGAGTTCGGCTCCGGCATTACCGGAATTGTCGGCCCGAACGGCTGCGGCAAGTCGAACGTCGTGGACGCCATCAAGTGGGTTCTGGGCGAGCAATCGGCCAAGAGCCTCCGCGGCAAGCAGATGCTGGACGTCATTTTCAACGGGTCCGGCACGCGCAAGAGCTCGGGTCTGGCCCAGGTTGATCTGACTTTCGACAATACCGACGGCACGCTTCCGGTGGATCAGGCCGAGGTGACGGTCTCGCGGCGGCTCTATCGCAGTGGGGAGAGCGAGTATCTGCTCAACAAGCAGCTCTGCCGGCTCAAGGACGTGCGGGAGCTGTTTCTCGATACCGGCATCGGCATCGACGCCTACAGCGTGATCGAGCAGGGCCGGGTGGACGTTCTCTTACAGGCGAACCCCACCGAGCGGCGGCAGATCTTCGAAGAGGCCGCGGGCATCAGCAAGTACAAGGTCCGCAAGAAGGAAGCCCAAAGGCGGCTTGAGCGCGTCAATCAAAACCTGCTACGCGTGCAGGACATCGTCGAGGAAATCGAGAAGCGCCTGCGCAGCGTGAAGCTCGCCGCGGGCAAGGCTCGCAATTACCAGTCTTACAACCAGCGCCTCCGCGAGCTTCGCAGCCGATACGCGCTGGCCGAATACCACCGCCATCGCTCGGATGCCGATGCCCACTCGCGCGAGGCCGACGGCCTTTCCGATGAAGTCACGCGCATCCGCACCGACCTTTCGAATAATGAGGCGCGATCGAGTCAGGCGAATGTGCGCATTCTCGAGTTGGAGCAGGAGACGTCGCAGGCCGAGAGCCGGCTGCTGACCGTTCAGTCGCAGATCACCGGCCAGCAGGAGCGCATCGCCGCCGCCGATCGCCGCATCTCCGATCAGACGGATTTGCTCGGCAGCTCGCGCGAGCGGCTCGCCGGATTCGATGGGCAGGTCGCGGCGCTTGAATCGCGCCTCACCGAGCAGCAGCGGGTGGTCAGTTCGATCGAGCAGGAGCTTCAGTCCGTCCAGGCGGAGCTTTCCGCCATGCAGGATCAGGATCGAGGCCTTGCCGGCACGTTGCTTGAGACTCAGCAGCGTCTCGACGACGAGAAGGCCGGCATCATCGAACTGCTTCGCCGGACCAGCCGGTTGAACAATGAGATTCAGGGGCTCAACCTCCAGCACGAGTCTCTGACCACGCAGAAGGCGAAGCTCGACGAGCGCGATCAGGCCATCGCCACCCAGCTTGCCGAGGCGTTCGATAAACAGCAGCAGATGAATGCCCGCCGCGAGCAGGTGCTCGACCTGATCGAGGACCAGACCAAGAAGCTCGAAGAGACGCGCGGCAGCCTTGCCGAGGTCGCCCATCATCGCTCGGCCCTGCTCGATCAGCTTGCGGCGGCCAAGGAGTATCGCAGCGGTCTGGAGAGCCGGCGGCAGCTTCTCGCCGAGATGGATCGCAAGCACGAGGGCCTTATGGCCGGAGCGCGCGAGATTCTCCAGCAGCGAGACGCGGCGCGCGGCGATGAGGAGGCCAGTGCCGCCGAACGCGAAGGGCCGTTCTCCTATGTCCTTGGCGCGGTGGGTGAAATCTTCGACGCCGATGTCTCCCATGCCGGACTGATCGAGGCCGTGCTGGGCAATTATGAAAAGTATCTCGTGGTCGCCAAGCGCGATTCCATCCTTGCGGATCGCGATGCGCTGGCGGAGTTGTCGGGCCCGGTTCGCGCGTTTTGCCTCGATGCCGTCCCCCCACCGATCGGCGGGCCGGACATGTCGAATCAGGAGGGCTTCATTGCGCGACTGGTCGACTGGATCACCTATCCGCCGACTTGCGAGCGACTGGCCCGACACCTGCTTGGCCGGACGTATGTCGTTGAGTCGATCGAGCATGCCCGGCGGATGGCTTCGTTGGACTCGGTGGCGCGCTTCGTGACGATGGACGGCCTGGTCTGGGATTCTGACGGGCGCGTCGGCCTGGGCCCGATGGGCGCCGGCACCGGCATGATCAGCCGCCGCAGCGAACTGCGCGAACTGGACAAGCAGCTTGAGGAAGTCGGTCAGCGCATCGTGACGCTGTCCGACGATCTGAATCGCAGCGACTCGGAAGCCGGCCACCTTGAAGAAGTGGTCGAGACGCTGCACAACGCCATCGCCGACGCCAACACGCAGCGCGTGGAAGTCGGCGCACAACTGGCGGCGGTCGAGGACGTGGTCAGCCGGCTCAGCCAGGAGCGGCCGCTCATCGCGTCTGAAGTCTCCATCCTGGTCAACCGGCTCGCCGAAATGCGCGAGCGGGAGTCGGTCAGCAAGCAGGACCTCTCCCAGCTTGAGACGCGCAGCACCGAGAGCGAGCGCATGGTCGCGGAGCTGCAGGCGAAGATCGAATCGCTCGCCGCCCAGCGCCAGACCATCGCCGAGTCGATCACCGGCGCACGCGTGCGAACGGGCGAGCTTTCGCAGCGCCGCTCAGCCGCTTCAACCGCCATCGCGGAACTTCAGGCCGCCCGTATTCAGCTTCAGACGGATCGCGACAAGGCCGAGCACGACGTGCAGCTTGCCCAGGAGCGGATCGATCAGTCGAACGCGCAGATGGCCGATGCCAAGTCGGCGCTGGAGCAGCTCACCGTCGAGCATAAGGAACTGACGGAGAAGGCCCGATCGCTTCGCGAGGATCGCGACACGCTTCGCTCCGAGGTCGAGAGCCTGGCGAGCGATGCCCGACGTCTCCGCGGCGATCAGGAGCGGGTCGAGGCCCAGCTTCACGAGCGGCAGATCAAGCTTCAGGAGCTTCGCGTGCGGCTGGAAGACCTCGCCGCGCGGGTGATGGAAGAGCTGTCGGTCGATCTCGTAACGCAGTACGCGGATTACGTGCCGGATCAGGAAGAGGACTGGCCGGCGGTCGAGGCGGAGATCGAAGAGTTGCGGCAGAAGATCGACCGCTTGGGCAACGTGAACCTCGACTCCATCACCGAGCAGACGGAGCTGGAGCAGCGGCTCGAGTTTCTCACCAC
Proteins encoded in this region:
- the smc gene encoding chromosome segregation protein SMC; the protein is MLLKKLTATGFKSFADKTEFEFGSGITGIVGPNGCGKSNVVDAIKWVLGEQSAKSLRGKQMLDVIFNGSGTRKSSGLAQVDLTFDNTDGTLPVDQAEVTVSRRLYRSGESEYLLNKQLCRLKDVRELFLDTGIGIDAYSVIEQGRVDVLLQANPTERRQIFEEAAGISKYKVRKKEAQRRLERVNQNLLRVQDIVEEIEKRLRSVKLAAGKARNYQSYNQRLRELRSRYALAEYHRHRSDADAHSREADGLSDEVTRIRTDLSNNEARSSQANVRILELEQETSQAESRLLTVQSQITGQQERIAAADRRISDQTDLLGSSRERLAGFDGQVAALESRLTEQQRVVSSIEQELQSVQAELSAMQDQDRGLAGTLLETQQRLDDEKAGIIELLRRTSRLNNEIQGLNLQHESLTTQKAKLDERDQAIATQLAEAFDKQQQMNARREQVLDLIEDQTKKLEETRGSLAEVAHHRSALLDQLAAAKEYRSGLESRRQLLAEMDRKHEGLMAGAREILQQRDAARGDEEASAAEREGPFSYVLGAVGEIFDADVSHAGLIEAVLGNYEKYLVVAKRDSILADRDALAELSGPVRAFCLDAVPPPIGGPDMSNQEGFIARLVDWITYPPTCERLARHLLGRTYVVESIEHARRMASLDSVARFVTMDGLVWDSDGRVGLGPMGAGTGMISRRSELRELDKQLEEVGQRIVTLSDDLNRSDSEAGHLEEVVETLHNAIADANTQRVEVGAQLAAVEDVVSRLSQERPLIASEVSILVNRLAEMRERESVSKQDLSQLETRSTESERMVAELQAKIESLAAQRQTIAESITGARVRTGELSQRRSAASTAIAELQAARIQLQTDRDKAEHDVQLAQERIDQSNAQMADAKSALEQLTVEHKELTEKARSLREDRDTLRSEVESLASDARRLRGDQERVEAQLHERQIKLQELRVRLEDLAARVMEELSVDLVTQYADYVPDQEEDWPAVEAEIEELRQKIDRLGNVNLDSITEQTELEQRLEFLTTQCNDLKTSETQLLELIEKLNVESRQRFIDTFNAVVPHFQSLFKRLFGGGKAELILMDPNDVLECGIEINAKPPGKEPKGISQLSGGERTMTTIALVLAVFRSRPSPFVLLDEVDAALDEANNVRFNNIIREFTELSQFIVITHSKRTMGIADVLYGVTMQEAGVSKRVSVRFDEGESAVA